A genomic region of Nostoc sp. UHCC 0702 contains the following coding sequences:
- a CDS encoding acyl-CoA dehydrogenase family protein, whose protein sequence is MIKSPEKLADTTIQFSAPVRANSPELQQLFDFIALGASERDRDRILPYNVVELIRRSRLGALRIPVAEGGGGSTARELFEVVIRLGDADPNVAHIVRNHFSVTERILRSERTQRNRRWLKAVVDGAIIGLASTELEVKRSGGGQVANTKLTPDGDGYRLNGTKYYSTGSLYADLIFVRVLVPDGTKAFILIPTNREGIDLVDDWDGFGQRLTGTGTTTFKNVRVEADEVIFETDKDKDNLPYNIVPQLFLTAINAGIIRSVLRDATALVRTRPRTFYHAVSEQASEDPILQQTVGQIAANAFAAEAIVLAAADGLDRLPAAQAQGEEAETAAALATSLSAAKAKLIVDDLALRSATLLFEVGGASTTKKSSNFDRHWRNARTLSSHNPNHFKARAIGDYEINGTPLPQRGFF, encoded by the coding sequence ATGATTAAGAGTCCAGAGAAACTTGCAGATACGACAATTCAGTTTTCGGCTCCTGTGAGAGCAAACTCGCCGGAACTCCAGCAGCTTTTTGATTTTATTGCTCTAGGAGCATCTGAGCGCGATCGCGATCGCATCCTTCCTTATAATGTGGTTGAATTAATCCGGCGTTCTCGGTTGGGTGCATTGCGAATCCCCGTTGCCGAAGGTGGTGGTGGTAGCACCGCACGCGAACTGTTTGAGGTCGTGATTCGGCTGGGGGATGCCGATCCAAATGTCGCTCACATTGTGCGGAATCATTTCTCTGTTACAGAGCGAATTTTGCGTTCTGAGCGCACCCAAAGGAATCGCCGCTGGCTCAAAGCCGTCGTCGATGGCGCGATTATTGGACTTGCTTCAACCGAACTGGAAGTTAAGCGATCTGGTGGTGGTCAAGTCGCGAATACAAAATTAACACCCGATGGCGATGGCTATCGTCTAAATGGGACGAAGTATTATAGCACTGGCAGCCTTTATGCAGACTTGATTTTCGTGCGTGTGCTAGTACCCGATGGCACTAAAGCGTTTATACTCATTCCTACAAACCGCGAAGGGATTGACCTTGTGGATGACTGGGACGGCTTTGGTCAAAGGCTTACAGGCACTGGAACGACAACATTTAAAAATGTCCGTGTAGAGGCTGATGAAGTAATTTTTGAGACAGATAAAGACAAAGACAACCTGCCATACAACATCGTCCCGCAATTATTTTTAACAGCAATCAATGCTGGCATTATTCGCAGCGTTCTACGCGATGCAACAGCCCTCGTCCGTACCCGGCCCCGGACTTTCTACCATGCTGTATCCGAGCAAGCCTCAGAAGATCCAATCTTGCAGCAGACTGTCGGGCAGATTGCCGCCAATGCCTTTGCTGCCGAAGCGATCGTTTTGGCGGCAGCTGATGGTCTGGATCGCCTCCCTGCTGCCCAAGCTCAGGGTGAAGAGGCAGAAACGGCTGCGGCACTGGCAACTTCTCTAAGTGCAGCCAAAGCCAAATTGATTGTTGATGATTTAGCTCTACGTTCAGCCACCTTGTTGTTTGAAGTTGGTGGGGCTTCCACAACAAAGAAAAGCTCCAACTTTGATCGTCACTGGCGCAACGCCCGCACCTTGTCCTCACACAATCCAAATCATTTTAAGGCTCGTGCGATCGGCGACTACGAGATCAACGGTACACCATTGCCGCAACGAGGATTCTTCTAA
- a CDS encoding inositol monophosphatase, with product MTQLQIFLDIATEAALAAGAVLNGYLGKLEDAVTEKGRPGDLVTAADKASEAVILEILRRHFPQHSILAEESGKLGNQDNEYLWAIDPLDGTTNYAHQYPAFAVSIGLLINGVPQVGVIYDPFHDELFRAATDLGATRDRRPIQVSQTAQLSKSLLVTGFAYDRRETSDNNYAEFCHLTHLTQGVRRSGSASLDLACVACGRVDGYWERGLSPWDVVAGIILLQEAGGKITAYDGTPCQIETGRVLATNGYLHDSLSHELQEVPPLSAWR from the coding sequence ATGACTCAACTACAAATTTTTCTGGATATTGCGACGGAAGCGGCGCTAGCTGCGGGTGCGGTGTTAAATGGTTATTTGGGTAAATTAGAAGATGCTGTGACTGAAAAGGGACGCCCTGGTGATTTAGTCACGGCTGCGGATAAAGCTTCAGAAGCAGTAATTTTAGAAATTTTGCGTCGTCATTTTCCCCAGCATTCTATCCTTGCTGAAGAGTCAGGGAAATTAGGCAATCAAGATAATGAGTATCTTTGGGCGATTGATCCTCTAGATGGCACAACTAACTATGCCCACCAATACCCAGCTTTTGCGGTTTCTATTGGGCTGTTAATTAACGGCGTTCCGCAAGTTGGTGTGATTTATGACCCATTCCACGATGAATTATTCCGTGCTGCTACTGACTTGGGAGCAACACGCGATCGCCGCCCCATTCAAGTTTCCCAAACTGCCCAACTGAGTAAAAGTCTGTTGGTGACAGGTTTTGCTTACGATCGCCGCGAAACCTCTGATAACAATTATGCCGAATTTTGTCACCTCACCCATCTCACCCAAGGAGTTAGACGTAGCGGTTCAGCATCCCTGGATTTGGCGTGTGTTGCTTGTGGGCGTGTCGATGGCTATTGGGAACGAGGGCTTTCTCCTTGGGATGTTGTCGCTGGTATCATTTTGTTACAAGAAGCAGGTGGTAAAATCACTGCCTACGATGGTACTCCCTGCCAAATTGAAACGGGTAGGGTTTTGGCTACTAACGGTTATCTACACGACAGCCTGAGTCATGAACTGCAAGAAGTTCCTCCACTGTCAGCGTGGAGATGA
- a CDS encoding SWIM zinc finger domain-containing protein: protein MFIPKISEFTIRRYANAKSFQRGEAYYKAGAVAAVTQRNNQFQAEVTGNEPKPYRVNLIFDDQGLTSANCTCAYNLDGWCKHIVATILFCLRQPEVIEQRPTLEELLDSLDHLQTQRLVQELASRYPQLIEAIDHHISWIINPAPKQQTAKSLRLNTVNPKPFGQQVRQILRDAVRCWEDGYEDDLISEELPSVIQTAVDFCERGDGYSAIAILETITSACVENWEDVAEYGADNEQIVEELNDAWCEAILTAELSPEEKVDIQVNLETWQDEWNADFGMSLEALHQSWDEPALLSILEGNITPRGVWEGEIPDFADDLALIRLKILERQERYQEYLYLAVAERQTEEYLTMLGRLGRVEEAIAAAQTEMNSMEEAFALAKILAQQGSLQQALNIAQTGFNLPGNSQYELGIWTSDLALELNNNQAALSAIKAAFQVSPTLFDYQRMAELAGENWESLKTDLLQIIYSFGDWETASAKVDIFLHEGLIEDAIAIVSELSSDDSELIHRVMNAGIPHKPDWVIVNARRRAEKIMDEGKAEYYDYAVEWLKKARAAYLASGRQADWSSYRAELVQTHARKRKLMEMFKQQGME, encoded by the coding sequence ATGTTCATTCCCAAAATCAGTGAATTTACCATCCGCCGTTATGCTAATGCCAAATCTTTTCAACGGGGTGAGGCTTATTACAAAGCGGGTGCTGTTGCTGCTGTCACCCAACGTAATAATCAGTTTCAAGCAGAAGTTACAGGCAATGAACCCAAGCCCTATCGTGTCAACTTGATTTTTGACGATCAAGGTTTAACCTCAGCAAACTGCACCTGTGCCTATAACTTAGACGGTTGGTGTAAACACATCGTGGCGACCATACTCTTTTGCCTGCGTCAGCCAGAAGTGATTGAACAACGCCCTACCCTAGAAGAATTACTCGATTCTCTCGATCATCTCCAGACTCAAAGACTAGTACAAGAGTTAGCTTCACGATATCCGCAGTTAATTGAGGCAATTGATCACCACATCAGTTGGATAATCAATCCTGCACCCAAGCAACAAACCGCCAAATCTCTACGCCTGAATACTGTTAACCCTAAGCCGTTTGGGCAGCAGGTACGGCAAATTCTCCGGGATGCAGTGCGTTGTTGGGAAGATGGCTATGAAGACGACCTGATTAGCGAAGAATTGCCCAGTGTGATCCAAACTGCTGTGGATTTTTGCGAACGGGGAGATGGTTATAGTGCGATCGCAATTTTGGAAACCATTACTTCTGCTTGTGTGGAAAATTGGGAAGATGTTGCAGAATATGGTGCTGACAATGAGCAAATTGTCGAGGAATTAAATGATGCTTGGTGTGAAGCCATTCTTACCGCCGAACTTTCCCCAGAAGAAAAAGTTGATATTCAGGTGAATTTGGAAACTTGGCAAGATGAGTGGAATGCTGATTTTGGCATGAGTTTAGAAGCTTTGCACCAAAGCTGGGATGAACCAGCACTGTTGAGTATTCTGGAAGGAAATATCACTCCCAGGGGAGTTTGGGAAGGAGAAATACCAGACTTCGCCGATGATTTGGCACTGATTCGCCTGAAAATCCTCGAACGTCAAGAACGTTATCAAGAATACCTGTATTTGGCGGTAGCTGAACGACAAACTGAAGAATACCTCACTATGTTGGGTAGGTTAGGCAGAGTAGAAGAAGCAATTGCAGCTGCCCAAACCGAGATGAACTCAATGGAAGAAGCCTTTGCTTTAGCGAAAATACTAGCACAACAAGGTTCATTGCAGCAAGCATTAAATATTGCTCAAACTGGGTTCAATTTACCGGGGAATTCTCAGTATGAATTGGGAATTTGGACAAGTGATTTAGCGCTGGAGTTGAATAATAATCAAGCAGCTTTATCAGCAATTAAGGCTGCTTTCCAAGTTAGTCCAACGTTATTTGACTATCAAAGGATGGCAGAATTAGCCGGGGAAAACTGGGAAAGTCTCAAAACTGACTTGTTACAAATTATCTACAGCTTTGGAGATTGGGAAACAGCATCAGCCAAGGTGGATATATTTTTACATGAGGGATTAATTGAGGATGCGATCGCGATCGTTTCTGAACTGAGTTCTGATGATTCTGAGTTAATACACCGAGTGATGAATGCTGGCATCCCTCATAAACCTGATTGGGTAATTGTTAATGCCCGTCGCCGTGCCGAAAAGATTATGGATGAGGGTAAGGCAGAATACTATGATTATGCAGTTGAGTGGTTAAAGAAAGCACGCGCTGCTTATTTGGCATCTGGGAGACAAGCCGACTGGTCAAGCTATCGGGCAGAACTAGTACAAACTCACGCCCGCAAGCGTAAATTAATGGAAATGTTTAAGCAACAGGGTATGGAGTAA
- a CDS encoding LLM class flavin-dependent oxidoreductase, with the protein MSAIDTTSLKASKEAIASPTDYPQSPLSQALRQPVLLGLFLPIHHGGWSSSTLPRTTDWSFDYNAKLTQKAEELGFDLVFGYSTWQPKGGQGPTRTEAGLDAFIATASLAGITSRILLISTIHVLYGPWHPIHLAKFGATLDHISKGRWGINVVTGHRAYEHELFGWSQIEHDRRYELADEFVTVLKRLWSETENFSYKSQSSWQFKDAYISPRPLYGRPILVNATGSDAGIEFAGRHSDIVFITSPAGGDIESALSSLPAHTARVKQSAIANGRQVRTLLNPLIVVRETEKEAEEYAQAIIDHADYQSIAGRSGVSSDAHAWRGHQKGNLRHGVGSAIGGNVQLIGSPEQITEQLLQLNKAGVDGFQLAFYDFEPDLDFFGKRVLPLLKQAGLRL; encoded by the coding sequence ATGAGTGCAATTGATACTACTTCTTTGAAAGCAAGTAAAGAGGCGATCGCCTCTCCAACAGACTATCCCCAAAGCCCATTATCCCAAGCTCTCCGGCAGCCAGTACTGCTAGGGCTGTTCTTACCGATTCATCATGGTGGTTGGAGTTCTTCTACCCTACCACGCACTACAGACTGGTCGTTTGATTACAATGCCAAATTGACTCAAAAGGCTGAGGAGTTAGGTTTTGACCTTGTTTTCGGTTATTCTACTTGGCAGCCGAAGGGTGGACAAGGGCCAACTCGGACAGAAGCAGGTTTAGATGCCTTCATTGCTACTGCTTCCCTTGCTGGTATTACCTCACGCATTCTATTAATCTCAACAATTCACGTTCTCTACGGGCCTTGGCATCCCATCCATCTGGCTAAATTTGGTGCGACACTTGACCACATTTCTAAAGGTCGCTGGGGAATTAATGTTGTCACTGGACACCGGGCTTATGAGCATGAACTGTTCGGCTGGAGCCAAATCGAACACGATCGCCGTTATGAACTCGCTGATGAATTTGTCACCGTCCTCAAACGACTCTGGTCGGAAACAGAGAATTTTTCTTACAAAAGTCAGAGTTCTTGGCAGTTTAAGGATGCCTACATCAGCCCCCGCCCGCTTTATGGTCGCCCCATCCTAGTTAACGCCACTGGCTCGGATGCTGGCATCGAGTTTGCAGGTCGCCATTCTGATATCGTATTTATCACCAGTCCGGCTGGCGGTGACATAGAAAGCGCCTTGTCGTCGTTACCCGCCCATACAGCCCGTGTCAAACAATCAGCGATCGCTAATGGTAGACAAGTCCGCACTCTCCTAAATCCGCTTATTGTCGTGCGGGAAACTGAAAAAGAGGCAGAAGAATATGCTCAGGCGATAATCGACCATGCCGATTATCAGTCAATTGCTGGACGTTCTGGCGTTAGCAGCGATGCACACGCCTGGAGAGGGCATCAGAAGGGAAATCTGCGTCATGGTGTTGGCAGTGCGATCGGCGGTAATGTGCAGTTAATCGGTTCACCCGAACAAATTACCGAACAACTTTTGCAACTGAATAAAGCTGGTGTCGATGGGTTCCAGCTTGCCTTCTACGATTTCGAGCCTGATCTAGATTTCTTCGGGAAGCGTGTTTTACCACTACTGAAACAGGCAGGACTGAGACTTTAA
- a CDS encoding ferredoxin family protein, producing the protein MPHTIVTEVCEGVADCVGACPVACIHEGPGKNIKGTDWYWIDFSTCIDCGICLQVCPVEGAIVPEERPDLQKTPE; encoded by the coding sequence ATGCCACACACAATTGTTACTGAGGTTTGTGAAGGTGTTGCTGACTGCGTAGGTGCTTGTCCAGTAGCTTGCATTCATGAGGGCCCAGGTAAAAATATTAAGGGAACTGATTGGTACTGGATTGATTTTTCTACCTGCATTGATTGTGGCATCTGTCTTCAAGTTTGCCCTGTAGAAGGTGCGATCGTTCCAGAAGAAAGACCCGATTTGCAAAAAACCCCAGAATAA
- a CDS encoding carbonic anhydrase — protein MTRINGFIGRRDFFKLAGIGSFAITALGGSLIWGRQEAAIADVNPANSNPVNSNQALRLLLDGNQRFIHRKPQYPHQSLERLRLVAKAQYPFAAILGCADSRIPAEIVFDQGLGDLFVVRVAGNVASDMAIGSLEYATAVLGTQLIVVLGHSKCGAVSEAIKNAPLPGRIGYIVENIKPALAKVKPTTGDRNYDAVIANIQYQAEKLPQDSTILAQLLHKGKLKIVSACYDIDTGKVSIIP, from the coding sequence ATGACTCGAATTAATGGATTTATCGGTCGTCGTGATTTCTTCAAGTTAGCAGGGATAGGAAGCTTTGCCATTACAGCACTGGGTGGTAGCTTAATTTGGGGTAGACAAGAAGCTGCGATCGCTGATGTTAATCCTGCTAACTCTAATCCTGTAAACTCTAATCAAGCTCTGAGATTGTTGCTAGATGGCAATCAAAGATTTATACATCGAAAACCTCAATATCCTCATCAATCATTGGAACGTCTGCGATTAGTTGCAAAAGCACAGTATCCTTTTGCCGCTATACTGGGTTGTGCAGATTCTCGCATACCTGCGGAGATTGTTTTTGATCAAGGACTTGGGGATTTATTTGTTGTCCGAGTAGCTGGTAATGTGGCTAGTGACATGGCTATAGGTAGCTTGGAATATGCTACAGCCGTATTAGGTACGCAGTTAATTGTAGTTTTGGGTCATAGCAAATGTGGTGCAGTCTCAGAAGCCATCAAAAACGCACCTCTTCCTGGCAGAATTGGCTACATTGTTGAGAACATCAAACCAGCCTTAGCAAAAGTTAAGCCAACCACAGGCGATCGCAATTATGATGCGGTTATAGCTAACATTCAATATCAAGCGGAAAAATTACCACAAGACTCAACAATTTTGGCTCAATTGCTGCACAAAGGCAAACTAAAGATTGTTAGTGCTTGTTACGATATCGACACAGGCAAAGTCTCTATTATTCCCTGA
- a CDS encoding winged helix-turn-helix domain-containing protein, with product MPLISPSPHPLIQIQQWLKSELGLSIAYKTVYEVVHNRLGAKLKVPRPQSAKQQE from the coding sequence ATCCCCCTCATCTCCCCATCTCCCCATCCCCTCATCCAAATTCAACAATGGCTCAAGAGCGAATTAGGGCTTTCGATTGCCTACAAAACGGTCTATGAAGTTGTTCACAACCGTTTGGGTGCGAAGTTAAAAGTGCCTCGTCCTCAAAGCGCCAAACAACAAGAGTGA
- a CDS encoding J domain-containing protein has translation MSLKIDRGLFKYDFIDHHAILCVSIDADVKDIRKRYLQIARRLHPDSSAISTATEKQLAGELLSKLVNPAYEKLTGERDRAEYIIVLSQMGKRLAQESNSVELTTDLAKQLAASPNIDHLYKTAIAKIAETQYNSLVQSIQIIAQISELNLVYLMQNAGKAIAAPPAAIAPVNSSTSKPNTAPPPPAPAKEDSVVEQYLRRAQTLIDKNQFAQAKVELQDAVKLEPKSSRCHSLMGVVYLKQNQLKMAKIHFDNALKLDPNDQAALAWKPKIEKALGQQSTTAKVTSAPNTGTKQPDKSGGGGLFGGLFGGKKK, from the coding sequence ATGTCATTAAAAATAGATCGTGGATTGTTTAAATATGATTTCATAGACCATCACGCAATTCTGTGCGTTTCAATTGATGCGGATGTGAAAGATATACGTAAACGGTATCTTCAAATTGCCCGCCGCTTGCACCCTGATAGCAGTGCAATTAGCACTGCTACAGAAAAGCAGCTAGCCGGCGAATTGTTATCAAAGTTGGTTAACCCAGCTTACGAAAAACTGACTGGGGAACGCGATCGCGCAGAATATATTATAGTTTTGTCTCAAATGGGCAAACGCCTGGCACAAGAATCTAATTCGGTGGAATTGACTACTGATTTAGCTAAACAACTAGCTGCTTCCCCAAATATCGATCATCTCTATAAAACTGCGATCGCTAAAATTGCTGAAACACAGTACAATTCTTTGGTGCAATCAATTCAAATCATTGCCCAAATCAGCGAGTTGAATTTAGTTTACTTGATGCAAAATGCTGGCAAAGCTATTGCAGCACCACCAGCTGCAATAGCCCCAGTCAACTCCAGTACATCAAAGCCAAATACAGCACCACCCCCACCAGCGCCAGCAAAAGAAGATTCAGTAGTCGAACAATATCTCCGTCGCGCTCAAACTTTGATTGACAAAAATCAATTTGCCCAAGCCAAAGTAGAATTGCAGGATGCTGTAAAACTAGAACCTAAGAGTAGTCGCTGTCATAGTCTGATGGGAGTAGTGTATTTAAAGCAGAATCAGCTGAAAATGGCAAAAATTCACTTTGATAACGCGCTCAAATTAGACCCCAACGACCAAGCAGCGTTGGCATGGAAACCTAAAATAGAAAAGGCTTTGGGGCAACAATCAACTACTGCTAAGGTGACTTCAGCTCCTAATACTGGAACTAAGCAACCAGATAAGTCTGGAGGTGGCGGATTGTTTGGTGGTTTGTTTGGTGGTAAGAAAAAATAG
- a CDS encoding ATP phosphoribosyltransferase regulatory subunit — MVYQPAAGARDLLPLDVAQKRWIEDRLEQVFHRWGYHRIITSTLERMDTLMAGEAIQRQMVIQLQNGADEELGLRPELTASIARAVVTRMAGASYPQRLYYNANVFRRTWENRHNSQQEFYQAGVELLGVGGLLANAEVLLLVGNCLSALGLQDWHLILGEAGITRSLLDAFPTDLQAQVRSAIAHLDRITIDTLPLSEELRDRARIMLDLRGKSADVLQKVSSLNLDAEQQQAVNNLKSLVELLESRGEFPIILDLSLIQTIDYYTGIVFEVVSDTGSQARILGRGGRYDQLLGLYHPQKQNIPGIGFVLNIEDLYQILLSTQQLPQTTPASNWLVVPEAPTAEAAAFAYAQKLRDSTYLVRVEMDLGGRDAQGIRQYARDRGIAQIAWVKADGSPRIETLR; from the coding sequence ATGGTTTATCAACCAGCAGCGGGAGCGAGGGATTTATTACCCTTAGATGTAGCTCAAAAACGCTGGATTGAAGATAGGTTAGAGCAGGTGTTTCACCGTTGGGGATATCACAGAATTATCACCTCGACACTAGAGCGGATGGATACGCTGATGGCGGGGGAAGCAATTCAACGCCAGATGGTAATTCAACTGCAAAATGGCGCAGATGAAGAGTTAGGGCTACGTCCAGAATTGACAGCCTCTATTGCTCGCGCGGTTGTGACTCGCATGGCAGGTGCGAGTTATCCGCAACGACTGTACTATAATGCCAACGTATTCCGCCGTACCTGGGAAAACAGGCACAATTCTCAGCAAGAATTTTATCAAGCTGGGGTCGAGTTGTTGGGTGTAGGCGGATTGCTAGCAAATGCAGAGGTGTTGCTGTTGGTGGGCAATTGCTTGTCAGCATTGGGTTTGCAGGACTGGCATTTAATTTTAGGCGAAGCGGGAATCACGCGATCGCTTCTTGATGCCTTCCCCACTGATTTACAAGCTCAAGTCCGCAGTGCGATCGCTCATCTCGACCGCATCACCATAGATACTCTGCCTTTAAGCGAGGAACTACGCGATCGCGCCAGAATCATGCTAGACCTGCGCGGCAAAAGTGCGGATGTATTGCAAAAAGTCAGCAGCCTCAATCTAGACGCAGAACAACAACAAGCAGTAAATAACCTCAAATCTCTGGTAGAGTTATTAGAATCCAGAGGGGAATTCCCTATAATTCTCGACCTCAGTCTCATCCAAACCATAGATTATTACACCGGTATCGTCTTTGAAGTTGTCAGTGATACCGGCTCCCAAGCAAGAATTTTAGGGCGCGGCGGTCGCTACGACCAACTTCTGGGACTATATCATCCCCAAAAACAAAACATCCCCGGAATTGGTTTTGTACTCAACATTGAAGATTTATACCAAATTCTTTTATCTACTCAGCAATTACCGCAGACAACTCCAGCTAGCAACTGGTTGGTAGTACCAGAAGCTCCAACTGCTGAAGCTGCTGCCTTTGCCTACGCCCAAAAACTACGCGATTCCACTTATTTGGTGAGGGTAGAAATGGATTTAGGAGGCAGGGATGCCCAAGGCATCCGGCAATATGCACGCGATCGCGGCATTGCCCAAATCGCCTGGGTGAAAGCTGACGGCTCACCGAGAATTGAGACATTGCGTTAG
- a CDS encoding 2Fe-2S iron-sulfur cluster binding domain-containing protein: MSRTYTIRVRDRATGKEYTLQVPEDRYILHSAETQGVELPFSCRNGACTTCAVRVLSGDIYQPEAIGLSPELRRQGYALLCVSYPHSDLEVETQDEDEVYELQFGRYFARGRVKAGLPLDED; the protein is encoded by the coding sequence ATGTCCCGTACATACACAATTAGAGTTCGCGATCGCGCCACTGGCAAAGAATACACCCTACAAGTACCAGAAGACCGCTACATCCTGCACAGTGCTGAAACACAAGGGGTAGAATTGCCTTTTTCTTGCCGGAATGGGGCTTGCACCACTTGCGCTGTGCGGGTGTTGTCGGGAGATATTTACCAACCAGAGGCGATCGGATTGTCGCCAGAGTTGCGCCGGCAAGGTTATGCTTTGCTGTGTGTCAGTTATCCCCATTCTGATTTGGAGGTGGAAACGCAAGATGAAGATGAAGTCTATGAACTCCAGTTTGGACGCTATTTTGCTAGGGGGAGAGTTAAGGCGGGTTTACCTTTAGATGAGGATTAA
- a CDS encoding thermonuclease family protein, translating into MRIKFCFAQKRKGAEDISTLAVGVWLRRIAVLASLLLLVSCQAKGKPESNQAQVKVARVVSGQSLEVLGMAEQPNLISQVRLIGVDAPDLRQRPWGDEAKQQLENLIGGAEKTVMLEFDIEAKDKIGRTLAYVWKDQQLLNEQVVKQGYALFVGRSPNHKYDLRLERAQQWARIMGQGIWNPEKPMRLTPVEFRRLNR; encoded by the coding sequence ATGAGGATTAAGTTTTGTTTCGCGCAAAAGCGCAAAGGCGCGGAGGACATAAGTACTCTGGCGGTGGGTGTTTGGCTGCGAAGAATTGCAGTTTTGGCAAGTCTTTTGCTGTTGGTGAGTTGTCAAGCTAAAGGTAAGCCCGAAAGTAATCAGGCACAGGTGAAGGTAGCGCGGGTGGTGAGTGGGCAAAGTTTGGAAGTGCTGGGTATGGCTGAACAACCAAATTTGATATCTCAGGTGCGGTTGATTGGTGTTGATGCACCAGATTTGCGTCAGCGTCCTTGGGGAGATGAAGCAAAACAACAGTTAGAAAATTTGATTGGCGGTGCAGAAAAAACTGTGATGCTGGAGTTTGATATTGAGGCCAAAGACAAAATTGGGCGGACTTTGGCTTATGTGTGGAAAGATCAGCAGTTGCTGAATGAACAAGTAGTCAAACAAGGGTATGCTTTGTTCGTAGGGCGATCGCCTAATCATAAATATGACCTGCGCTTAGAACGTGCCCAACAATGGGCTAGAATCATGGGTCAAGGAATTTGGAACCCAGAAAAACCCATGCGTCTGACTCCTGTTGAGTTTCGCCGGCTGAATCGGTAG
- a CDS encoding ABC transporter ATP-binding protein: protein MSGSAKNSAPLLEVENVHAGYIKDVDILQGVNFRVEPGELVTVIGPNGAGKSTLAKTIFGLLTPHTGTITFKGENITGLKSNQIVRKGMSYVPQIVNVFPSLSVEENLEMGAFVRNVPLKPLKDTIFTMFPRLSDRRRQRAGTLSGGERQMLAMGKALMLEPSLLLLDEPSAALSPILVTQVFEQIKQINQGGTAIILVEQNARKALEMAHRGYVLESGRDAMSGPGQELLNDPKVGELYLGAGKAH from the coding sequence ATGTCAGGTTCAGCAAAAAATTCTGCTCCACTACTAGAAGTTGAAAATGTCCATGCTGGGTACATCAAAGATGTAGATATCCTGCAAGGGGTGAATTTTCGGGTTGAACCAGGCGAATTAGTAACAGTGATTGGGCCTAACGGTGCTGGTAAATCCACCTTGGCAAAAACCATTTTTGGGCTTTTGACTCCCCATACAGGCACAATTACCTTTAAAGGTGAAAATATTACTGGCTTAAAGTCAAATCAAATCGTCCGTAAGGGAATGTCCTACGTACCGCAAATTGTCAATGTCTTTCCCTCCCTCAGTGTTGAAGAAAACCTAGAAATGGGGGCTTTCGTTCGTAACGTTCCCCTCAAACCCCTCAAAGATACAATATTTACCATGTTCCCTAGATTAAGCGATCGCCGTCGTCAACGTGCTGGTACTCTTTCCGGAGGGGAACGTCAGATGCTAGCGATGGGTAAAGCTTTAATGTTAGAACCGAGTTTGCTGCTATTGGATGAACCTTCTGCTGCTTTATCCCCAATTTTAGTAACACAAGTGTTTGAGCAGATTAAACAAATTAACCAAGGGGGTACAGCAATTATCCTGGTAGAACAAAATGCTCGTAAAGCCTTAGAAATGGCTCATCGCGGCTATGTACTGGAATCTGGACGTGATGCGATGTCTGGGCCAGGTCAAGAATTATTGAACGACCCCAAAGTGGGTGAACTGTATTTGGGAGCGGGTAAGGCCCATTGA